GGCCATCCAGCAGACCTACCTGCGCGATCGGACCGTGAACGAGGTCGCGGCGACCCTCGGCGTGCCTCCTGGCACCGTCAAATCCCGCATCCACCACGCCGTCCGCGCGCTGCGCCGGGCCCTGCGCGAGCGGGGGTGAACTGAGCGTGGCCGGTTCTGCACACACCGATGTCGCCGCCTACGTGCTGGGCGTGCTCAGCGAGGCCGAGAACGCCCAGTTCGAAGCCCACCTGATGAACTGCCCGCACTGCCAGCTCGACCTGATCGAGCTCTACCAGCTGCCGGACGTCCTCGACCTGGTCAAACGCAGCTGGCCGGAGCCCCCGATGCCCGCGCCCAGCCCGCGCACCCTTTCGCCGGGCCCCCGGGTGCTGCGCGGCCTCATGGAAGAGGCCGCCGTCAAGCGCCGCCGCCGCAAGCGGGTCGGCCTCCTCGCCGGGGCCGCGGCCGCGGCGGCCGTGATCGCCGGCCCGCTGGTGACCCTCGCGGTCCGGCCGGCCGACGCCGTCCCGCCCGCCGCCCTCGCCTCGCCGAGTGGCAAGCAGCCGCCACCGGTGTCGAGCGTCCCGGCGACGTCCACCGCGCCGCCGTCCGCCGGCGCCCCGGCGCAGCCCGGTGGCGGCCAGACCTACGGCCGCGGCAGCGGCGGGTCGGCCGTCAGCGCCGTGGTCACCGTCTCCCCGGTGGAGTGGGGCAGCCGGGTCGACCTCGAGCTGCGTGGGATCGTCGGACCGGTGAAGTGTCAGCTGGTCGCCGTTTCGACGGCGGGCGACGAACGCGTGGTCTCCAGCTGGGCGGTGCCGCCCAAGGGGTTCGGCATCCCCGGCTCGCCGGAACCGTTGCGGCTGCAGGGTTCCATCTCCCTGGCGATGGACCAGATCGGCCGGTTCGAGGTCCGCGGTGACGACGGCTCCGTGCTCGTCGTCGTGCAGCGCTGAATCTCTTTCTTTCGCGAAAACGCCGTGACCTGGGTGAATGCTGCCCGGTTGCTTCCCGGAAGATAACGAACAGATAACGGGCCGGTCGCTTTTGAACCTCAGGGCACCAGCGTCCGTATCCCCCAATGCATCCCCCGATGCACCCCG
This window of the Amycolatopsis balhimycina FH 1894 genome carries:
- a CDS encoding zf-HC2 domain-containing protein → MAGSAHTDVAAYVLGVLSEAENAQFEAHLMNCPHCQLDLIELYQLPDVLDLVKRSWPEPPMPAPSPRTLSPGPRVLRGLMEEAAVKRRRRKRVGLLAGAAAAAAVIAGPLVTLAVRPADAVPPAALASPSGKQPPPVSSVPATSTAPPSAGAPAQPGGGQTYGRGSGGSAVSAVVTVSPVEWGSRVDLELRGIVGPVKCQLVAVSTAGDERVVSSWAVPPKGFGIPGSPEPLRLQGSISLAMDQIGRFEVRGDDGSVLVVVQR